In Candidatus Krumholzibacteriia bacterium, the genomic window TTCGTCGCGCGCCTCGAGCATCGAGGGCAACAGGTCGCGGCGGGCGTCCTCACCGGGGCGGTAGAGGTCGTAGTGGGCCAACCACTGGGGGGCCCCGGCCACACGGGGCGTGAGCACGTGACGATTCTCGAGCGTGAACGTCGGGCTGACCACGGGGTCCTCGGCCCCCAGGTGTTCGGCGAGGGCAGCCACGAAGGTGGTCTTGCCGGCCCCCAGGTCGCCGTCCAGGCACAGCACGTCGCCCGGCCGGAGCAGATCGGCCAACGCACCCGCCATCGCCGCCGTCGCTTCGGTGTCCGGCGCGACCGCCACGATCCGTCCGTCGTCTCGGCTCATCGCCCTCACCGCGTTCGCAGGGTGACCACGGGAACGATCATCTCCTCCAGGGACACCCCACCGTGCTGGAAGCTGTCCGTGTACTGGCGCGCGTACTCGTTCTGGTTGGTGGGGTACACGAAGAAGTTGTAGTCGCGTGCGAGCACGTAGTTCTGGATCGGACTGTCGCGCGGCAGCCCGTAGCTCTCGGGGTCGCGCACGTCGATCGCGTCGTCCCGATGGCCCAGGTTCAGATTGTCGCCGTACTTGTACCGGACGTTCGTCGAGGCATCCCGGTTCGCCTTCACCACGGCGGCCTTGCGCACCTGCACCGCACCGTGATCGGTGGTGATGACGACCACCGTGTCGTCCCACGCCGCGATGTCGCGCAACAGGTCGAGCAACGCCGAGTGCTCGAACCACGACCGCATGACGCTGCGGAAGGCCGCCTGGTCGGGCGCGAGTTCCTGCAACAGGTCGTTGTGGCTGCGGCCGTGCGCGAGAATGTCGAGGAAATTCACCACTGCGGCGATCAGACCGGCGTTCTTCAGCGTGGGAACCTTCTTGCGCAGCTGCTCGGTGTCGGCGATGTCGAAGGTACGGAAGTAGTGCGAGCGGACGTCGCCGAGTCCCCGCCGTTTGAGCTGCTCCTGCAGCAGTTCCTTCTCGAAGGCGTTCTTGCTGCGCTCCTCCTGCGCACTGCCCCGCCACCATTGTGGATGACGCTTCGCGATCTCGCGGGGCAGCAGACCCGAGAAGATCGCGTTGCGGGCGAAGGGCGTCGCAGTGGGCACGATCCCGCAGTAGAGCTCGGGCTGGATCGAGTAGTAGGGATCGAGCACGTGTTCGATGGCTTTCCACTGATCGAGGCGCATGCAGTCGATCACGAACAGGACCACGCGCTTGCCCTGGCGCAGGTGCGGCTCGACGTAGCGTTCGAGGAGCTGGTGGCTCATCGTGGGCGCGTCGTCACCGCCGGCGATCCAATCGGCGTAGTTCCTCTCGACGAATCGACAGAATTCCGCGTTGGCGTCGCGCATCTGGTCGACGTGCATCTGCGCCAGCTCCGGGTCCTTCAGACGATTCAGCTCGAGGTCCCAGTCGACCATGCGGTCGAAGATCCGGGCCCACTCCTCGAAGGTGCGCGCCTCCGTGCGTTCCATCGCGGCACGTCCGAAGGACTGCAGATACTGCTGCGTGACCTGCTCCTCGGTGATCCGTGTCGTGTCCAGTGCCCGTTTCAGGGCCATCAGGATCTGGGTGGGATTGACGGGTTTGACGAGGTAGTCGCTGATCCTCCGACCGAGGGCCCGGTCCATCAGCTGTTCCTCCTCGCTCTTGGTGATCATGATCACCGGCATCGACGCGCCGAGGTCGCGGATCCCCTCGAGCGTCTCGAGGCCTCCGCGCCCGGGCATCATCTCGTCGAGCAGAACGGCGTCGAAGGCCTGGTTCCGCATGAGGTCGAGCGCGTCGTCGCCGTTGCTGGCGCCGACCACCTCGAAGCCCTTGCCCTCGAGGAAGAGGATGTGGCTGCGCAGCTCTTCGATCTGGTCGTCGGCCCACAGGATGCGGCGTCGGCTCATGGAGTCTCCCGGGCGTGGTGGAGGCGAGTCGTCAGGGACGCACCGGGAATATAAGAAAGGCGCGCGGTCCCACACGGGCCGCGCGCCGATCGAATCGGAATCGAAGGAGGATCAGCGGTGATAGGGGTGCAGGGCCCCCATCGGATTGCACGTCACGTCGGCCAGCTCCCCGTGCAGGTAGACCAGCGTGTAGTCGTTCGAGTCGTTGTTCTCGGTGGACGGACAGTTGCACAGGTGCTGCGGGATCATGTTGGCGGTCAGCAGGACCTCGGCGTTGACGTCCTGGTTCGCGATCCCGTTCTCGAACCCGTACAGGAGCCCCGGAGTCACCAGATTGCGCTGCTGCGACACGCAGGACGTGCGCATGGCGTAGGTCCTGAAGTTCGCCATGCCGGCGAAGGCCATGAGCATGAGCAGGCCCATCATCGACATGATCAACATGAGTTCCAGGAGCGTGAAACCGGAGTCATGAGACGGCCCGGTGGACGTCGCGGAGACCCGTGGCGGCGAGCTCATCGATTCCTCCCCCGCTCCGGCGGACGACCGGAACGAACCCGGATCGAGCACGGTCCGTGCCGGGACGACCGGGCTCCGGGTGGCTCCGCGTCGCTCCCGCCCGCTCCCGGTCGCGGCCGCGAGGCACTCGCCATTCGCCGCAACCGGGCCCCGGCACCCTCCGTTCCGCGACGCGGGACGGGGTTCAGTCGAGTGGCAACCAGAGACGGAAGGTACTCCCCTCCCCTTCGACGCTGTGGACGACGTCGATCCGCCCTGCGTGGACCTCCTCGACGATACGGCGCACCAGGGCGAGACCCATGCCCCAGCCCCGCTGCTTCGTGCTGAAGCCGGGGTCGAAGATGCGTTGCTGCACCGAGGACGGCATGCCCCGTCCGTTGTCCGACACGAGGATCTCGATCCGCTCCGCATCGGCGTCGTGACGACACACGAGTTCCAGCCGGCCCTGGTCCTTGTCGATCGCGTCGAGGCCGTTCTTCAGCAGGTTCTCGATCGCCCAGTCGAGGAGGGGTTCACTGACCGGGACCGGTGGCACCGGTTCGATCCGCGTCTCGATCACCACCTGCTTGCCCAGGTGGGGCAGCCGTGCTCGCAGGTACTCGACGGTCTTCTGCAACACCTCGTCGACCTGGCCCGGCTGCAGGCGCGGCCGACTCCCGATCTGACTGAAACGCGACGACACCTTCCCCAGACGGTCCACGTCCTCCTGGATCTCGTGGAGGACCCGGTCCAGCCCGCCCGGTTCGCGCTCGACCGCCGCCGTGCGTGACTCGGGGTCACGCAGGATGGTGAGCCAGCCGTTCAGGCTGGTGAGGGGAGTGCCCATCTGGTGCGCGGTCTCCTTGGCCATCCCGACCCAGATACTGCGCTGCTCGCTGCTCTTCAGATTGCGGAAGGCGATCAGCACCGCGCCCATGAACGACAGGATCAACAGGGCCTCGAGCCAGGGCATCCACACCAGCTGGGTCGTCAGCCGGCTGGGACCGTAGTGCAGGAAACCGACGACGTTCCCACCGCCGGGGCCGTACAGGGGGATGGGCTCGCGGTCGCGATCGAACTCGTCGACCAGTTCGAGCACGCGCCGGAGACCCGGATCCTCGGGGTTCTCGAGATCGGCCTGCCGGATCGCCCCCAGACTCTCGGGAAGAGGAACACCGACCTGTCGCTCGTTCCAGATGTAGGGGCGACCGTCGCGGTCGGTGAAGACGAAGGGGAACGCGACCTCGTCGACGACGTCGCGCAGGCGTTCCATCTCCTCGAGGTCGGGAGTCTCCGAGAAGAGGACCGGACCCGCGATGGTCGCCACCAGGCGTGTGGTCAGTTCGGCCTGCCGCTCGACCTCGCCGGTCACGTAGACCGTGTAGGCTCCGATCGACACGCCGATCACGACCAGACCCAGCAGCAGGATGCCGCGCAGGCGCGTGCGCCGGAACAGCCAGCGGGTGGCAGGCATCGGAACCCCTAGTCGGCCCGACGGCCGCGGATCACGTCGACGCCGGCCATGTAGGGACGCAGGACATCGGGCACGACCACCGTCCCGTCGCTGGTCTGGTAGTTCTCGAGAACGGCGATGATCACCCGCGGCAGGGCCAGTCCGCTGCCGTTGAGTGTGTGTGCGAAACGCGGCTTCGCCTGGCGCTCGGGACGGTAGCGGATTCCGGCCCGGCGCGCCTGGAAGTCGCGGAAGTTGCTGCAGCTGCTCACCTCGAGCCAGGCGTCGACTCCGGGGCTGTACACCTCGAGGTCGTAGCACTTGGCCGCCGCGAAGCTCAGATCGGCGCTCGCGAGCTTCACCACACGGTAGGGTAGGTCCAGGCGTTCGAGCAGCACTGCGGCGTCGCGGACCAGTTCGTCGTGCTCGGTGTCGCTGCGGTCGTCGGTGGTGAAGCGCACCATCTCCACCTTGTGGAACTGGTGCATGCGGAGGATTCCGCGCGTGTCCTTGCCCGCACTGCCCGCCTCGCGGCGGAAGCAGGGGGAGAAACCCACGTAACGCCGCGGCAGCAACCCGGGCTCGAGGATCTGCTCGCGGTGCAGGTTCGTGATCGAGACCTCGGCGGTCGGGATCAACCACAGCCCGTCGACGTCGGTGCGGTACATGTCGTCGGCCAGTTTGGGGAGCTGTCCGGTGCCGGCGACCGCGTGGTCGCGCACCAGATAGGGCGCGTTGATCTCCACGTAGCCCTGCTCGGCCACGTGCACGTCGAGGAACCAATTGATCAGCGCGCGCTCGAGCCGCGCCAGGTCACCGGTGAGAACGCTGAAACCGCTGCCGCTCATGGCCGCGGCCGCGTCGTTGTGCATGAGCCCCATCGCGTTGGCCAGGTCCCAATGCGGCTGCGGCTCGAAGTCGAACTCGCGCGGCTCTCCCCAGGTGGAGACGGTCTCGTTGTCCTCCTCGCCCCCACGGGGAACGTCGTCGTCGGGCAGGTTGGGAAAGCGCTCCTCGAGCGCCGCGAGCTCCTCGTCGATGGCCGTCAGTCGCTGCTCGCCCTCCTTGATCCTTCCTCCGACCTCGCGCATGGCCGCGATCGCCTCGCCGGCGTCCTCGCCGGCCTTCTTCGCCCGGCCGATGGCCTCGCTCGCCTCGTTGCGCTTCGAACGCAGCGACTCGACGTCGACCAGCAGTTGCCTTCGCTCCGCCTCCAGCGCGAGGAAGGCGTCGAGATCGGCCGTCTCGTTCTTGTCGGCGATGGCCTGCCGCACGCGGTCGGAGTGTTCCCGGATGAACTTGCGGTCGAGCATGATGGAGACCGAGGGCTGATGGTATCTTGAGGCCCGATCCGGTTGCCGGGGCCTCGGCCCGCGCCTACCGTCGGAGCCCGGGATCGACACGACGATCCGGCGGGCGCCCAACGGTAGCGACCGCCACGACCGCCGGCAAGCACCGTCCCCGTCCGGAGCGAGATGCGATGACCGCCCTCCATCCCCTGCGCGAGACCGATCCCACCCGGCGGGTGATCCTGGCGCTGGACCTGCCGGACCAGGACCGGGCGCTGCGCCTGGCCGATCAGCTACGCCCCGAGCTCGCGTGGGTCAAGGTCGGCCTGCAGCTCTTCGGCGCCGAGGGGCCGGACCTCGTCCGACGACTGGTGAGCATGGGGCTGCACGTGTTCGTCGACCTGAAGCTGCACGACATCCCCAACACCGTGGGCTCGGCGGTGGAGTCGCTGTCGGCGATCGGCGCCGAGCTGGCGACGGTCCACACGTCGGCCGGAACGGTGGCCCTGCGCGCGGGGGCCGAGGCCGCCCGCCGTAGTGCGACGTCGGGCCCGCGTGGTTCGCGAACGGCGCTGCTGGGCGTGACCGTGTTGACGAGCTTCGACGCGGCGGGACTCGGCGAGGTCCTCGGCCGCGACGCCGACCCCTCGGTCGAAGTGGCGCGTCTGGCCCGGCTCGGGATCGACGCCGGTCTGGACGGACTGGTCGCGAGCCCCCACGAGGTGGCCGCGTTGCGCCGCACCGTGGGACACGAGCCCCTGCTGGTGATCCCCGGCATCCGCCCGGCCGGGGCCGAGAGTCAGGACCAGTCGCGCGTGGCCACCCCCGCGCGCGCGATCGCCGACGGCGCCGACTTCCTCGTGATCGGTCGGCCGATCACCCGCGCCGACGTCCCCCGCGACGCCCTGCGCGCGATTCTGGACGAGGTCGCCGGTGCGCAGTAGGCTGGCGGTTTCCCGGGCGATGGATCCCAGCCCGCGCCGACGGCCGGAGGTCGCAGCATGAAGTCCGAGGACCCTTCCTTCGCGGACCACCTGCAGGTGGAGGACGTCCTGCCCCGCATGCGCGAGGTCGGCGCCCTGTTGGAGGGACACTTCCGCCTGAGCAGCGGACGCCACAGCGACCGCTACTTCCAGTGCGCACGTCTGCTGCAGTACCCCGGACTCGCGCTCGAGGTCGGACGTCTGCTCGCCGAACGCTTCGACGAACTGGAGATCGACGTCGTGGTCTCCCCCGCCGTGGGGGGAGTCGTGCTCGGCCAGGAAGTCGCCCGTGGGCTCGGCCGACGACACGTCTTCGCCGAACGCAAGGACGACGGCTTCTCGGTGCGCCGTGGGTTCGAGATCCTCAAGGGCGAGAACGTCCTGATCGTCGACGACGTCCTCACGCGCGGCACCTCCTTCAGCGAGATCCGTCGGACGGTGGACGACCACGACGCCACCGTGATCGGACTCGGGGTGATCGTCGACCGTCGCGAGGCCGACGTCTCGATCGACGTCCCGGTCCACGCGCTGGTCCAGATGGAGGTCGCGACCTACGATCCCGACGCCTGCCCGTTGTGCGAGGGCGGCGTCGAGCTGGAGTCGCCCGGCAGCCGCCATGCCGTCTGAGGGCAGCGGACTGCGTTCGCTCGTCCTCATCGCCCTCGCGATCGCCGCCACCGCCGCCGCCGTGTCGTGGGCGACCCGCACCCCGGTTCCGGCGAACTCCGATCGCTACGACTACCTGGGGCGCGCCCACCACTTGATCGAGGGCGAGGGGGCACGGCCCCTGGTTTCCTATCCGCTGCGCTTCGCCTTCCAGGGAAGCGAGCGCATCCCGCCCGAGAACGCGACGCGGCCGCCGCTGTGGCCCGCGCTGATCGCCCCCGCCCTGCGGCTGGGGGCCGGTGACGCGGCCGGCGTGTGGGTCGCGGCCCTGGGTCTCCTGACGCTGGTGCCCCTGGTGACCCTGGCCGGGGATCGGAGCCTCGGTCCCGGAGCGGGCGCCTTCGCCGCGCTCGCACTCGTCGCCAGCTTCGCCACCGTCCGCGCTTTGTGGGGCGGCGGACCCGAGATCTGGATCGCCCTGCTCCTGGTCTTCGTGTGGACGTGGAATGCGACCGGGTCCGGTCCCGGGGGTTGGCTGTTGCTCGGACTCGCCCTGGCCCTGATGCCCTGGCTGCACCCGATCGGCTGGCTGTACGCAGGCCTGGCCTGGCTGTCGCGCTGGGGCCGGACCTCGCGGGCGGGCCTGGCCGTCACGGGGGTCCTGGCGGTGACCGGAGGCGTGATCTGGTACCTCGAGGCCGGGCGAACGATCGGCACGCCCCTCCAGCCGCTGCAGAGCCAGGCCGAGCTGGCCAAGTCCCTCTTCGACGCCGGTGGTCTCGGCCCCTACCGAACCCTCGATCCCGTCCCGAACGCGTCGGTGATCACGCAGCACACGGGGGCGTGGCTGTACCACTGGGCCTGGAACCTCAAGGAACAGGCGCTGCACCTGGACGGATGGCTCGCCTGGCCACTCGTCGGACTGGCCCTGCTGGGCGCGAGCCGCGACCCCCGACTCGCCGCCCGCGACGCCGTGCTCGGGCTGGCCGCCTTCGCCGCGGTGAGCACGGTCGCTCACGATCCGAGGCTGCTCGTTCCCGTACTGCCGGTGGCCTGCATCTGGGCGGGCGCGGGTTTCGTCCGTCTCGCCGAGTGGCGGCCTGCGTGGGTCGGGGTCCCCGTCGGTCTGGTCGCGATCCTCCTCCCCTGGATCGTCCCGCTCGGTGCGAGCCCGCGCCCGGGCAGCGAGATCACCGGGGTGACCCCCGCCGCCCTCGACCCGCCGCACGCCGCAGTGGTGGCCATGGCCGGCGCCGGCACCCGCACCGCTCCCGTGTTCACCGATGCCGCGGTCCTGGCGTGGCGGGCCCGCCGCCCGGCGGTCTTCGTTCCCGAGGATCCCACGGTTCTCGCCGCCCTGCGCACGCATCCGGGCCTGCAGGGAACCGACGCCATGGTCCTTCTCCTGGGCACCGACGGCCCCTGGATCGGTCCCGAATGGAGCGAGTGGCTCGGCGAGCACCCCATCGAGACCCACGGACCCGCCCGGGTCGTCGCGCTCGACGGACAGCGCGCCGAACGGGTGCCGGTCGGGGCGGATCCGATCTACGTTCCGGAGCCGCTCGAGCTCGCGGCGACCGACGTTCCCGACTCCCTGGTCGAACTCCCCGTGCCTCCCGCCTCGCGGCCGGGACTCGAGGTCACCCCGGCCACCGGCCGTGCCCTGCAGCGCCTGGTGACCGCCGCGCGCGGAGACGGTGTCGAGCTGCGGGTCATCAGTGCGTACCGTTCCTACGGCCGTCAGCAACGGCTGTACGAGCGAGCGATCGAGCGCCACGGACCCGATCAACGCTGGGTGGCGGAACCCGGAACCAGCGAACACCAGCTCGGAACGACCGTCGACTTCGCGGACGCCGCTCTGGACCACGCGGTCGAACCCTCCTTCGGCGACACGCCCGAGGGCCGTTGGCTGGCCCGTCACGCCGAGGACTTCGGATTCGTCCGCAGCTACACCGAGGCGAACCAGGGCCGCACCGGCTACCGTCCGGAGCCGTGGCACTACCGCTACCGTCCCGACCGAGAACGAGCGAGAGGCGACCGACGATGACCGCCGTCCACCATCTCATGGTTCCCGGCCTGGCCCGCCGACACCTCGACACCGGTTGGCTGCGGGTGACCGTCGACGACCCGCCCGACCGGCGGGCGGAACTGGTGGCGAC contains:
- the tsaE gene encoding tRNA (adenosine(37)-N6)-threonylcarbamoyltransferase complex ATPase subunit type 1 TsaE, giving the protein MSRDDGRIVAVAPDTEATAAMAGALADLLRPGDVLCLDGDLGAGKTTFVAALAEHLGAEDPVVSPTFTLENRHVLTPRVAGAPQWLAHYDLYRPGEDARRDLLPSMLEARDEGAIVAVEWPAAVRDWLTPRLDLRFAVEGPDGRRIGLRPEPSDWPRRANLLEAWRRWLV
- a CDS encoding response regulator, with the protein product MSRRRILWADDQIEELRSHILFLEGKGFEVVGASNGDDALDLMRNQAFDAVLLDEMMPGRGGLETLEGIRDLGASMPVIMITKSEEEQLMDRALGRRISDYLVKPVNPTQILMALKRALDTTRITEEQVTQQYLQSFGRAAMERTEARTFEEWARIFDRMVDWDLELNRLKDPELAQMHVDQMRDANAEFCRFVERNYADWIAGGDDAPTMSHQLLERYVEPHLRQGKRVVLFVIDCMRLDQWKAIEHVLDPYYSIQPELYCGIVPTATPFARNAIFSGLLPREIAKRHPQWWRGSAQEERSKNAFEKELLQEQLKRRGLGDVRSHYFRTFDIADTEQLRKKVPTLKNAGLIAAVVNFLDILAHGRSHNDLLQELAPDQAAFRSVMRSWFEHSALLDLLRDIAAWDDTVVVITTDHGAVQVRKAAVVKANRDASTNVRYKYGDNLNLGHRDDAIDVRDPESYGLPRDSPIQNYVLARDYNFFVYPTNQNEYARQYTDSFQHGGVSLEEMIVPVVTLRTR
- a CDS encoding prepilin-type N-terminal cleavage/methylation domain-containing protein; the protein is MSSPPRVSATSTGPSHDSGFTLLELMLIMSMMGLLMLMAFAGMANFRTYAMRTSCVSQQRNLVTPGLLYGFENGIANQDVNAEVLLTANMIPQHLCNCPSTENNDSNDYTLVYLHGELADVTCNPMGALHPYHR
- a CDS encoding HAMP domain-containing sensor histidine kinase translates to MPATRWLFRRTRLRGILLLGLVVIGVSIGAYTVYVTGEVERQAELTTRLVATIAGPVLFSETPDLEEMERLRDVVDEVAFPFVFTDRDGRPYIWNERQVGVPLPESLGAIRQADLENPEDPGLRRVLELVDEFDRDREPIPLYGPGGGNVVGFLHYGPSRLTTQLVWMPWLEALLILSFMGAVLIAFRNLKSSEQRSIWVGMAKETAHQMGTPLTSLNGWLTILRDPESRTAAVEREPGGLDRVLHEIQEDVDRLGKVSSRFSQIGSRPRLQPGQVDEVLQKTVEYLRARLPHLGKQVVIETRIEPVPPVPVSEPLLDWAIENLLKNGLDAIDKDQGRLELVCRHDADAERIEILVSDNGRGMPSSVQQRIFDPGFSTKQRGWGMGLALVRRIVEEVHAGRIDVVHSVEGEGSTFRLWLPLD
- the serS gene encoding serine--tRNA ligase, producing the protein MLDRKFIREHSDRVRQAIADKNETADLDAFLALEAERRQLLVDVESLRSKRNEASEAIGRAKKAGEDAGEAIAAMREVGGRIKEGEQRLTAIDEELAALEERFPNLPDDDVPRGGEEDNETVSTWGEPREFDFEPQPHWDLANAMGLMHNDAAAAMSGSGFSVLTGDLARLERALINWFLDVHVAEQGYVEINAPYLVRDHAVAGTGQLPKLADDMYRTDVDGLWLIPTAEVSITNLHREQILEPGLLPRRYVGFSPCFRREAGSAGKDTRGILRMHQFHKVEMVRFTTDDRSDTEHDELVRDAAVLLERLDLPYRVVKLASADLSFAAAKCYDLEVYSPGVDAWLEVSSCSNFRDFQARRAGIRYRPERQAKPRFAHTLNGSGLALPRVIIAVLENYQTSDGTVVVPDVLRPYMAGVDVIRGRRAD
- the pyrF gene encoding orotidine-5'-phosphate decarboxylase; its protein translation is MTALHPLRETDPTRRVILALDLPDQDRALRLADQLRPELAWVKVGLQLFGAEGPDLVRRLVSMGLHVFVDLKLHDIPNTVGSAVESLSAIGAELATVHTSAGTVALRAGAEAARRSATSGPRGSRTALLGVTVLTSFDAAGLGEVLGRDADPSVEVARLARLGIDAGLDGLVASPHEVAALRRTVGHEPLLVIPGIRPAGAESQDQSRVATPARAIADGADFLVIGRPITRADVPRDALRAILDEVAGAQ
- the pyrE gene encoding orotate phosphoribosyltransferase — encoded protein: MKSEDPSFADHLQVEDVLPRMREVGALLEGHFRLSSGRHSDRYFQCARLLQYPGLALEVGRLLAERFDELEIDVVVSPAVGGVVLGQEVARGLGRRHVFAERKDDGFSVRRGFEILKGENVLIVDDVLTRGTSFSEIRRTVDDHDATVIGLGVIVDRREADVSIDVPVHALVQMEVATYDPDACPLCEGGVELESPGSRHAV
- a CDS encoding M15 family metallopeptidase; amino-acid sequence: MPSEGSGLRSLVLIALAIAATAAAVSWATRTPVPANSDRYDYLGRAHHLIEGEGARPLVSYPLRFAFQGSERIPPENATRPPLWPALIAPALRLGAGDAAGVWVAALGLLTLVPLVTLAGDRSLGPGAGAFAALALVASFATVRALWGGGPEIWIALLLVFVWTWNATGSGPGGWLLLGLALALMPWLHPIGWLYAGLAWLSRWGRTSRAGLAVTGVLAVTGGVIWYLEAGRTIGTPLQPLQSQAELAKSLFDAGGLGPYRTLDPVPNASVITQHTGAWLYHWAWNLKEQALHLDGWLAWPLVGLALLGASRDPRLAARDAVLGLAAFAAVSTVAHDPRLLVPVLPVACIWAGAGFVRLAEWRPAWVGVPVGLVAILLPWIVPLGASPRPGSEITGVTPAALDPPHAAVVAMAGAGTRTAPVFTDAAVLAWRARRPAVFVPEDPTVLAALRTHPGLQGTDAMVLLLGTDGPWIGPEWSEWLGEHPIETHGPARVVALDGQRAERVPVGADPIYVPEPLELAATDVPDSLVELPVPPASRPGLEVTPATGRALQRLVTAARGDGVELRVISAYRSYGRQQRLYERAIERHGPDQRWVAEPGTSEHQLGTTVDFADAALDHAVEPSFGDTPEGRWLARHAEDFGFVRSYTEANQGRTGYRPEPWHYRYRPDRERARGDRR